One part of the Aurantibacillus circumpalustris genome encodes these proteins:
- a CDS encoding tyrosine-type recombinase/integrase, with protein METTQTIKLSKLIHREKEIISLHFTYNAELQQCVKSLIGYKWSHTHKAWYFENRPGILSELFNAFKGKAWLDYSTVKNNSTALVLGSARITEHPSSRLGLLNERQKAKVTEFKKWMLSKRYSKNTVHTYTDALTTFLRYHSTKNTENLNNHDLIDFNNHYILANKFSASYQNQVVSAIKLFFRKVENKKLDPELIDRPKRPKLLPNILSKEEVKELLEKTSNLKHKAMLSLIYACGLRCGELLRLKPEHLDCNRNLLIIKQSKGRKDRITPLSSKILVLLKEYNKIHEPRLYLFEGQKPGGMYDERSLQQVLKTNLLKTSIKKPVTLHWLRHSYATHLLENGTDLRYIQELLGHSSSRTTEIYTHVSTKSLQTITSPFDYL; from the coding sequence GTGGAAACTACCCAAACCATAAAGCTGAGCAAATTAATTCACCGTGAAAAGGAAATTATTTCTTTACACTTTACTTATAATGCTGAATTGCAGCAATGTGTTAAATCGCTTATTGGTTATAAATGGAGTCACACACACAAGGCCTGGTATTTCGAGAATAGACCTGGGATTTTAAGTGAATTATTCAACGCGTTTAAGGGGAAAGCTTGGTTGGATTATTCGACTGTTAAAAATAATAGCACGGCTTTGGTGCTTGGTTCTGCGAGGATAACAGAACATCCTTCTTCCAGATTAGGTTTATTAAACGAAAGGCAAAAAGCCAAAGTGACTGAGTTTAAAAAATGGATGTTGTCGAAACGCTATAGTAAAAATACGGTACACACCTATACGGATGCTTTAACTACTTTTTTAAGATATCACAGTACAAAAAACACAGAGAATCTGAATAACCATGACCTAATTGATTTTAATAACCACTATATTTTGGCTAACAAATTTTCGGCATCTTACCAGAATCAGGTTGTGAGCGCTATAAAATTATTTTTCAGAAAAGTTGAAAACAAAAAACTAGACCCGGAATTAATAGACAGGCCAAAACGGCCTAAATTATTACCGAACATATTAAGTAAGGAGGAAGTAAAAGAATTGCTTGAAAAGACTAGTAATCTGAAGCATAAAGCCATGTTGAGTTTAATTTACGCTTGTGGTTTACGATGCGGAGAGTTGTTGAGATTAAAGCCAGAACATTTAGATTGTAATCGAAATTTATTAATTATAAAGCAGTCGAAAGGAAGGAAAGACAGAATTACTCCATTAAGTTCAAAGATTTTAGTGCTTTTGAAAGAGTATAATAAGATACACGAACCTAGGCTTTATTTATTTGAGGGACAAAAACCCGGTGGTATGTATGACGAGAGGAGTTTACAGCAGGTTTTAAAAACTAATTTATTAAAAACGAGCATTAAAAAGCCAGTAACCTTACATTGGCTGAGACACAGCTATGCTACTCATTTATTAGAAAACGGCACTGATTTAAGATATATACAAGAATTACTGGGGCATAGCAGTAGTAGAACCACCGAGATATATACCCATGTGAGTACTAAAAGTTTACAAACGATAACTTCGCCATTTGATTATTTATAG
- a CDS encoding NADP-dependent isocitrate dehydrogenase has product MSKIKVANPVVELDGDEMTRIIWKFIKDKLIVPYLDLDIKYYDLGVEHRDATGDQVTIDAAEAIKKYQVGIKCATITPDEARVKEFNLKQMWKSPNGTIRNILDGTVFREPIVCKNVPRLVTNWTAPIIVGRHAFGDQYRATDFVVPGKGKLTMKFEGEDGTVIEHEIFKFPGAGVAMGMYNLESSIRGFAHSCFNVALTKKWPLYLSTKNTILKKYDGRFKDIFEEIYQADYKSKFEAAGIVYEHRLIDDMVASALKWNGNFVWACKNYDGDVQSDTVAQGFGSLGLMTSVLITPDGKVMEAEAAHGTVTRHYRDHQAGKPTSTNPIASIFAWTRGLEFRGKLDGNKDLVNFCQTLEKVCVETVESGKMTKDLAVCAFGNNVKHGEHFLYTEEFLEALDTNLKKALGE; this is encoded by the coding sequence ATGAGCAAAATTAAAGTAGCTAACCCCGTTGTAGAACTTGATGGGGATGAAATGACCCGTATTATTTGGAAATTCATAAAAGACAAATTGATTGTTCCATATTTAGATTTGGATATTAAATATTATGACCTGGGTGTTGAACACCGTGATGCTACCGGAGATCAAGTAACGATTGACGCTGCAGAGGCTATTAAAAAATATCAAGTGGGTATTAAGTGTGCTACGATTACTCCTGACGAGGCGCGTGTAAAAGAATTTAATTTAAAACAAATGTGGAAATCACCAAACGGAACCATCCGTAATATTTTAGATGGTACTGTTTTTCGTGAGCCAATCGTTTGTAAAAACGTCCCACGTTTGGTAACAAACTGGACGGCGCCAATTATTGTTGGTCGTCACGCGTTTGGAGATCAATACCGTGCTACAGATTTCGTCGTTCCAGGAAAAGGAAAATTAACGATGAAATTTGAAGGTGAAGATGGAACGGTGATTGAGCATGAAATTTTTAAATTTCCAGGAGCAGGTGTTGCAATGGGCATGTACAATTTAGAATCATCGATTCGCGGATTTGCGCACTCGTGTTTTAATGTGGCCTTAACAAAAAAGTGGCCTTTGTATTTGTCAACTAAGAACACCATTTTAAAAAAATACGATGGTCGTTTTAAAGATATTTTCGAAGAAATTTATCAAGCAGATTACAAATCAAAATTCGAAGCTGCTGGAATTGTATACGAACACCGTTTGATCGACGACATGGTTGCTTCGGCATTAAAGTGGAATGGAAATTTTGTGTGGGCTTGTAAAAATTACGATGGCGACGTACAATCGGATACAGTAGCACAAGGATTTGGTTCATTAGGATTAATGACTTCTGTATTAATTACTCCGGATGGAAAAGTAATGGAAGCAGAAGCGGCGCATGGCACGGTAACACGTCACTATCGTGATCACCAAGCTGGTAAGCCAACTTCTACTAATCCAATTGCATCTATTTTTGCTTGGACTAGAGGTTTAGAGTTCCGTGGTAAATTAGATGGAAATAAAGATTTGGTTAACTTCTGTCAAACATTAGAAAAAGTTTGTGTTGAAACTGTTGAAAGTGGAAAAATGACAAAAGATCTAGCAGTGTGTGCATTTGGAAACAATGTAAAACATGGCGAACACTTTTTATATACAGAAGAATTTTTAGAAGCTTTAGATACTAATTTGAAAAAAGCTTTGGGCGAGTAA
- a CDS encoding CDGSH iron-sulfur domain-containing protein, whose amino-acid sequence MSKTKITVNNNGSIRLEGDFEIVDKSGAAYDLAGREIVSLCRCGLSKNKPFCDGSHNGHFEHDAVAFALPPKK is encoded by the coding sequence ATGTCAAAAACTAAAATAACAGTAAATAACAACGGCTCTATCCGTTTAGAAGGAGATTTTGAAATTGTAGACAAAAGCGGCGCAGCATACGATTTAGCAGGGCGCGAAATAGTTTCTTTATGCCGCTGCGGACTTTCAAAAAACAAACCATTTTGCGATGGTTCTCATAATGGACACTTTGAGCACGACGCGGTTGCATTTGCATTACCTCCAAAAAAATAA
- a CDS encoding glycosyltransferase — MSNSLNIVSFDVPFPANYGGVIDVFYKLYWLKKAGVKIHLHCFTYGRNPSKELEDLCEKVYYYERKTGVLNNLSLLPYTVKSRQSAELEKNLLCNDFPILFEVLHTCYLLNDERFKNRKKIYRHSNIEHDYYNELSKTEKRFAKRIYLRIEAWKLKRFESIVAYADLILAVNQKDTTYFHKKYPAVKSVYLASFHPNSSLTIKPGKGDYILFHGNLSVSENYEAAVWLIKHVFSKINFPVVIAGLNPPEFLIQLVKEHSNIKLRVSPNEEEMTQLLRNSQIHVLYTAQPTGLKLKLLNVLFKGRFVICNTHMISGTGIKENKTLRLADSAENFIQSINESMHKDFTDELCHERKSLIENFDNTLNAKKLIEEVF, encoded by the coding sequence TTGAGTAATTCTTTAAATATTGTTTCTTTCGATGTCCCCTTTCCCGCTAATTATGGCGGTGTTATTGATGTGTTTTACAAACTTTATTGGTTAAAAAAGGCTGGTGTTAAAATTCATCTTCATTGTTTTACTTATGGGCGAAATCCGTCAAAGGAATTAGAGGACTTATGTGAAAAGGTTTACTATTACGAACGAAAAACCGGAGTGCTGAATAATTTGTCTTTACTTCCATACACAGTAAAATCAAGGCAATCTGCAGAACTAGAAAAAAATTTACTCTGTAATGATTTTCCAATTCTTTTTGAAGTATTGCATACCTGTTATTTATTAAATGATGAACGCTTTAAAAATCGAAAGAAGATTTACCGTCACAGTAATATTGAACACGATTATTACAATGAGCTCTCAAAAACTGAAAAACGTTTCGCGAAAAGAATCTACCTTAGAATTGAAGCATGGAAACTAAAGCGTTTTGAAAGCATTGTAGCATATGCAGATTTAATTCTTGCTGTGAATCAAAAAGATACTACTTATTTCCATAAAAAATATCCAGCTGTAAAGTCTGTTTATTTGGCAAGTTTTCATCCAAATTCAAGTTTAACTATTAAACCGGGAAAGGGAGATTATATTCTTTTTCATGGAAATTTAAGTGTTTCAGAAAATTATGAGGCAGCGGTATGGTTGATTAAACATGTCTTTTCAAAAATAAATTTTCCCGTTGTCATTGCTGGTTTAAATCCGCCTGAATTCTTGATTCAATTGGTAAAAGAGCATTCAAATATAAAATTAAGAGTGAGTCCTAATGAAGAAGAAATGACACAGTTGTTGCGTAATTCACAAATTCATGTGTTGTATACCGCGCAACCAACAGGATTGAAATTAAAATTATTAAATGTGTTGTTTAAAGGACGTTTTGTGATTTGCAACACCCACATGATTTCTGGAACGGGGATAAAAGAAAATAAAACTTTAAGGCTTGCCGATTCGGCAGAAAACTTTATTCAGTCAATTAATGAATCTATGCATAAGGATTTTACGGATGAATTGTGTCATGAAAGAAAAAGTTTAATTGAGAATTTTGATAATACTTTGAATGCAAAGAAACTGATTGAGGAAGTTTTTTAG
- a CDS encoding YncE family protein, whose protein sequence is MKNNFFILVLVLFLASCVKDKPETLVQPPVQLTNSKKVYIVNEGPFQNGNGSISLYDSGSNEVVENFYETQNQSQLGNIAQSLNYFNGSYYIVVNNSKKIIVCDKEFKKKTEITGLNSPRYILPITNQKAYVSDLYANSISIINLNTNAITGSIPCSGKTEKMTLLYNKAYITNTDRDHVYVVNVLSDKIEDSVFVGAGASSVALDANDQVWVLASGNYGISSGRLSKINPATNKVDFFVNFELTDSPFNLCLNAKKDTLYFLNKSVYRMSVKEMSLPASHFIASGTKNFYGLGVNPNDYSIYVSDALDYSQRSQIYIYHADGSPKHNFKAGIISNSFYFE, encoded by the coding sequence ATGAAAAATAATTTTTTTATTCTCGTTTTAGTTTTGTTTTTAGCGTCATGCGTAAAAGACAAACCGGAAACTCTTGTCCAACCGCCTGTTCAGTTAACAAATTCTAAAAAAGTATACATTGTAAACGAAGGACCTTTTCAGAACGGAAACGGCAGCATTTCATTGTACGATAGTGGGAGCAATGAAGTAGTTGAGAATTTTTATGAAACACAGAATCAATCACAGCTTGGCAACATTGCACAAAGCCTGAATTATTTTAATGGCAGTTATTACATCGTTGTAAATAATTCCAAAAAGATTATTGTATGTGATAAGGAATTCAAGAAAAAAACTGAAATCACAGGGCTCAACTCACCGCGTTATATTTTGCCGATTACCAATCAAAAAGCATACGTGAGCGATTTGTATGCAAACTCTATTAGTATCATTAATCTAAATACAAATGCAATAACGGGAAGTATACCTTGTTCGGGAAAAACAGAAAAGATGACACTATTATACAACAAAGCCTATATAACGAATACAGACCGTGACCATGTATATGTTGTGAATGTTTTAAGTGATAAAATTGAAGATAGTGTGTTTGTCGGAGCTGGTGCATCAAGTGTGGCGTTAGATGCAAATGATCAGGTGTGGGTGCTTGCTTCAGGAAATTATGGCATTTCTTCCGGAAGATTATCGAAAATCAATCCGGCAACAAATAAAGTGGACTTCTTTGTAAATTTTGAATTAACAGATTCGCCTTTTAATTTGTGTTTGAACGCAAAGAAAGACACTTTGTATTTTTTAAATAAATCCGTTTATAGAATGTCTGTTAAGGAAATGAGTTTGCCCGCTAGTCATTTTATAGCGAGCGGAACAAAAAACTTTTACGGACTTGGCGTAAATCCAAACGACTACAGTATTTATGTTTCCGATGCTTTGGATTACTCTCAACGTTCGCAGATCTATATATATCATGCAGACGGAAGTCCAAAACATAATTTTAAAGCAGGAATTATTTCGAATAGTTTTTATTTCGAATAA
- a CDS encoding T9SS type A sorting domain-containing protein yields MKKTITIISLALTGVGFNAQTVADFENLTLGTDTFYENHNGDSWVVTNATFRYAWDTTYNLWDAGFAYTNKNNITDGTYNNLYGAITGKGYNNSNKYVTASQGYFGGQMRVKLSASEKSVLGFFVTNSTYGYKTMLNGGGPARAFGDTLHTHSGLQPGNYPDWFKLTVYAYKNGTKKTDTVEFYLADYRFSNNSQDYIVNAWTWVDCSTLGNVDSVSFKLYSSDIGIYGINNPTYFCLDNFSTSSSIVTGLTEGSSDNGLQVYPNPFNSMITVQGQSPLARITIKDMAGKIVHDETMQNTSSQINLNDLQSGIYLLQMRSETNSTVKKIIKN; encoded by the coding sequence ATGAAAAAAACGATTACAATCATTTCACTTGCTTTAACGGGTGTCGGATTCAACGCACAAACTGTAGCTGATTTCGAAAATTTAACTTTAGGTACAGATACTTTTTATGAAAATCACAACGGAGATTCATGGGTAGTAACGAACGCAACATTTCGTTATGCTTGGGATACTACCTATAATCTTTGGGACGCAGGATTTGCTTACACGAATAAGAACAACATCACTGACGGAACCTACAATAATTTGTACGGCGCTATAACCGGAAAAGGTTATAATAATTCAAATAAGTATGTAACGGCATCACAAGGATATTTTGGAGGACAAATGCGGGTAAAACTGTCAGCTTCAGAAAAATCTGTGCTTGGGTTTTTTGTTACTAATTCAACGTATGGTTATAAAACAATGTTGAATGGTGGAGGTCCTGCCAGGGCCTTTGGTGACACGCTTCACACGCATTCAGGATTGCAGCCTGGAAATTATCCGGATTGGTTTAAGCTCACAGTTTACGCTTATAAAAATGGAACAAAAAAAACGGACACGGTTGAGTTTTATTTAGCGGATTATCGATTCTCAAATAACTCGCAAGATTACATTGTGAATGCTTGGACCTGGGTTGATTGCAGTACCCTAGGGAATGTGGATAGTGTATCCTTTAAGCTATACTCATCAGATATTGGCATTTACGGAATCAATAATCCAACTTATTTCTGTTTAGATAATTTTTCCACTTCTTCTTCGATTGTTACGGGTTTAACAGAAGGTTCATCTGATAACGGTTTGCAAGTGTATCCAAATCCTTTTAATTCTATGATAACAGTTCAAGGACAGTCGCCGTTAGCACGAATTACTATTAAAGACATGGCTGGTAAAATTGTTCATGATGAAACAATGCAGAATACAAGTTCACAAATAAACCTTAACGATTTACAGTCGGGAATTTATTTACTCCAAATGCGTTCTGAGACTAATTCAACCGTTAAAAAAATAATTAAAAACTAA
- a CDS encoding TonB-dependent receptor plug domain-containing protein, whose amino-acid sequence MILNLDKRFACVLTYLVKPILFCCFITSSICYAQDTISLNDVEISAKKIDLSQIGKKLEKTDTVVKEQFKYSSVADILNYNSSIFIKNYGPGSIATTALRGGNASQTAVLWNGFNLQNAMLGQSDLSLMPSILFESIGVEYGGSSSLWGSGAMGGSIHLNNALRFNQGLSCAINVGVASFGTLNSSASVLLSKRSFASSTKVYLNRSQNNFNYKDTLDKENQIKHLRNSEFNFKGLMQEFKFLINSKQIISVNAWLSDNQRHLPNYPNNISSKTYQRDNGIRITASWSYMVTKFKSLLRAGYFVDNINYTDSLINLFSKSSVKTTMFENENYFMAHKNYHLNVAINILSSSANTENYSAAKTLSRASLLIGNKFMFFKDRLISYVSARVEYFSAGTLPFTGNVSLEYKLTKHITAKINTAKVYRQPTLNELYWLPGGNPNLKPEEGYTYEGEINYTKQIKQFTFFVSGSAYNRKIDNWILWVPGAGGNPSPLNIQKVWSRGTETSWKFNYRKNKFRMGTGVITAYVLSTVESNSQQNDNTVNKQLIYTPRYTVNGNIALGYAGTDLIFYHQYAGYRFTTSDNLNWLNPYHTSSLRLTNKLMLKEVDLTVFAACNNLFNSDYTVLAGRPMPLRSYELGISIKVKQKNKITNN is encoded by the coding sequence TTGATTTTAAATTTAGATAAGCGCTTTGCTTGTGTATTAACCTATTTGGTTAAACCTATACTGTTTTGTTGTTTTATAACGAGCAGTATTTGTTATGCCCAAGACACGATTTCTTTGAATGATGTGGAAATAAGCGCAAAAAAAATTGACTTGTCACAAATTGGGAAAAAGCTAGAGAAAACAGATACAGTCGTAAAAGAACAATTTAAATACAGTTCCGTTGCAGATATACTGAATTACAATTCTTCTATTTTTATTAAAAATTATGGACCTGGTTCCATTGCAACCACTGCACTGAGGGGAGGTAACGCTTCTCAGACTGCCGTTTTATGGAATGGATTTAATTTGCAGAATGCTATGCTTGGCCAATCAGATTTGTCTTTAATGCCTTCTATTCTTTTTGAATCTATAGGAGTTGAGTATGGCGGTTCATCCTCTCTTTGGGGAAGCGGCGCTATGGGAGGGAGTATACATTTAAATAATGCTTTACGGTTTAATCAGGGATTATCATGCGCTATAAACGTTGGTGTTGCTAGTTTTGGAACACTGAATAGTTCCGCGAGTGTTTTATTGAGTAAACGTAGTTTTGCTTCTTCCACAAAAGTTTACCTGAATAGATCTCAAAATAATTTTAATTACAAAGATACTCTTGACAAAGAAAATCAAATTAAACATTTAAGGAATTCTGAGTTTAATTTTAAAGGACTGATGCAGGAATTTAAATTTCTTATCAACTCTAAACAAATTATTTCTGTCAACGCATGGCTCTCCGATAATCAAAGGCATCTACCAAATTACCCCAATAATATAAGTAGTAAGACTTATCAACGGGACAACGGAATTCGCATAACGGCTAGCTGGAGCTATATGGTAACAAAATTTAAGTCCTTGCTAAGAGCCGGGTACTTTGTAGATAATATTAATTACACTGACAGTCTTATCAATTTGTTTTCAAAAAGTTCGGTTAAGACAACGATGTTCGAAAATGAAAACTATTTCATGGCTCATAAGAACTATCATTTAAATGTTGCCATAAATATTCTTTCTAGTTCAGCAAATACAGAAAATTATAGCGCCGCTAAAACACTAAGTAGAGCCTCACTATTAATTGGCAACAAATTTATGTTTTTTAAGGATCGGTTAATAAGTTACGTGTCAGCGCGAGTCGAGTACTTTAGTGCTGGCACGTTGCCATTTACTGGGAACGTTTCGTTGGAATATAAACTTACAAAACACATTACTGCAAAAATAAATACTGCAAAAGTATACAGACAGCCAACATTGAATGAATTATACTGGCTGCCCGGAGGGAATCCAAATCTTAAGCCTGAAGAAGGCTATACCTATGAAGGAGAAATAAATTACACAAAACAAATTAAGCAGTTTACTTTTTTTGTTTCGGGATCAGCGTATAACCGAAAAATTGATAACTGGATACTTTGGGTTCCGGGAGCAGGTGGAAATCCATCGCCTTTAAATATTCAAAAAGTTTGGAGTAGGGGAACGGAAACAAGTTGGAAGTTTAACTATCGCAAAAATAAATTTCGGATGGGAACAGGTGTTATTACAGCTTACGTATTATCTACCGTTGAATCAAATTCTCAACAAAATGATAATACGGTAAATAAGCAACTTATTTATACACCACGTTATACCGTAAATGGAAATATAGCATTGGGTTATGCAGGAACGGATTTAATTTTTTATCATCAATATGCAGGCTATCGTTTTACAACAAGCGATAATTTAAATTGGTTAAACCCTTATCATACTTCTTCCTTACGATTAACGAATAAACTTATGTTAAAAGAAGTCGATTTAACGGTGTTTGCTGCCTGCAACAATCTTTTTAATTCAGATTATACTGTTCTTGCAGGGAGACCAATGCCATTGCGCAGTTACGAATTAGGTATCAGTATTAAAGTAAAACAGAAAAATAAAATAACTAATAATTAA
- a CDS encoding TrmH family RNA methyltransferase — protein MDNPQKIELINYLSSFISEKRKIRFDEVIAMRTQHLRVVLENVYQGHNASAVLRSCESFGIQHVHFIENRNQLKISDDVAMGSSNWLNIHRHNKSDNNTVEAIKHLKSLGYRIVATSPHKNDCTIDKLPVDKKLALVFGTEIDGISQDVFEHADEFVKIPMYGFTESFNVSVCAALCMYELTTRIRKEVPSYLLSEQEKLDVYFDWLKNSVEKSEALIENYLNPK, from the coding sequence ATGGATAATCCTCAGAAAATAGAATTGATTAATTACCTAAGCTCGTTTATTTCCGAAAAAAGAAAAATTAGGTTTGATGAAGTTATTGCCATGCGAACACAACATCTGCGTGTTGTGCTCGAAAACGTATATCAAGGACATAATGCCAGTGCTGTGCTCCGAAGTTGTGAGAGTTTCGGAATTCAACATGTACATTTTATCGAAAACAGAAATCAGTTAAAAATAAGCGACGATGTGGCTATGGGTAGTAGCAATTGGTTGAACATACACCGCCACAACAAGTCAGATAATAACACGGTAGAAGCAATCAAACATTTAAAAAGTTTAGGTTATCGTATAGTAGCTACAAGTCCTCATAAAAATGATTGTACGATTGATAAACTTCCGGTAGATAAAAAACTAGCCCTTGTTTTTGGCACAGAAATAGATGGCATTTCGCAAGACGTTTTTGAGCACGCTGACGAATTTGTAAAAATTCCAATGTATGGTTTTACCGAAAGTTTTAATGTAAGTGTTTGTGCTGCTCTTTGTATGTACGAACTTACAACGCGAATAAGAAAAGAGGTTCCCAGTTATCTTTTAAGTGAACAAGAAAAATTAGATGTTTATTTTGATTGGTTAAAAAACAGTGTTGAAAAAAGTGAAGCGCTTATAGAAAACTACCTCAATCCAAAATAA
- the hemW gene encoding radical SAM family heme chaperone HemW, which translates to MSGVYIHIPFCKKACSYCDFFFSTNLSSKENLVKALNKEINLRSDYLSNKNLDSIYFGGGTPSLLSHEELRTVLETLKSHFTFGKNIEITLEVNPDDITTKSLRDWFQLGFNRLSIGLQSFDDEELKWMNRAHTATESLASVKLAQDAGFNNLTIDLIYGSKFQSLKTWEKTLTTAMSLETQHISSYNLTIENKTALGVNFNKGIEPPVSDDLSSKQFIMMADAFEDAGFVHYEISNFGKPNFFAKHNSNYWLQQAYLGIGPSAHSFNGNSRQWNVSNNSSYIKSLDTDQSFFEKEELSVNNRYNEYVLTRLRTIWGCDLNEIKAQFGEVIAKHFKNGILVKKNFLIEKNKVFTLTKSAKLQADGIASDLFILD; encoded by the coding sequence GTGTCTGGCGTTTATATTCATATACCTTTTTGTAAAAAAGCATGCAGTTACTGCGACTTTTTTTTTAGCACCAATTTATCTTCAAAAGAGAACCTGGTTAAAGCTTTAAATAAGGAGATTAATTTAAGAAGTGATTATTTAAGCAACAAAAACTTGGATAGTATCTATTTTGGTGGGGGAACGCCTAGTTTGCTTTCGCATGAGGAGTTAAGGACTGTTTTAGAAACATTGAAATCTCATTTTACCTTTGGAAAGAATATTGAAATTACCTTAGAAGTTAATCCAGATGATATCACCACAAAATCCTTAAGAGATTGGTTTCAACTTGGGTTCAATCGACTCAGTATAGGTTTACAAAGTTTTGATGACGAAGAGTTAAAATGGATGAACAGGGCGCACACTGCTACTGAATCTTTAGCTTCGGTGAAACTTGCACAAGATGCAGGATTTAATAATCTCACTATTGATCTAATTTATGGTAGTAAATTTCAATCATTAAAGACCTGGGAAAAAACACTGACAACTGCGATGTCCTTGGAAACTCAGCACATTTCTTCTTACAATCTTACTATTGAAAATAAAACTGCTTTAGGAGTAAATTTTAATAAAGGGATAGAACCACCAGTAAGTGACGATCTTAGTAGTAAACAATTTATTATGATGGCTGATGCTTTTGAGGATGCGGGTTTTGTGCATTATGAGATCTCTAATTTTGGGAAGCCTAATTTTTTCGCCAAGCACAATAGCAATTATTGGTTGCAACAGGCGTATTTGGGAATAGGCCCTTCAGCGCATTCTTTTAACGGTAATTCAAGGCAATGGAATGTGAGTAATAATTCGAGTTATATTAAATCTTTGGATACTGATCAATCGTTTTTTGAAAAAGAAGAGCTTTCGGTCAATAATCGTTATAACGAATATGTACTAACACGTTTGAGAACCATTTGGGGATGTGATTTAAACGAAATCAAAGCGCAATTTGGAGAAGTTATCGCAAAGCACTTTAAAAATGGAATCCTTGTTAAGAAAAATTTTCTGATAGAAAAGAATAAAGTTTTTACACTTACTAAAAGCGCAAAACTGCAAGCCGATGGTATTGCTTCTGATCTTTTTATTTTGGATTGA